From a single Candidatus Omnitrophota bacterium genomic region:
- a CDS encoding zinc metalloprotease HtpX, producing MWYLKLRMYLLMAVLFAIIYAIVSMVGVYLGVTNFYFYLGISLVMMLVQYMIGPKMVEWSMKVRYLKEGEYPQLQTMIRSLAESAKMPMPKIGISDIAIPNAFAFGRSRKDGRICVTKGIMNLLNEDEMRAVLGHEMSHIKNKDVLTITLLSVIPMILYRIAWQFLFFGGRRDDRNQSSAAVVGLVAFIFYFITNLLVLYASRIREYFADKGSVDLGNNPANLASALYKLVYGSARMPKEELKNAEGMKAFFVNDPSRALNELRDLKQLDMDSSGTISADELTALRARTVKLNVGDRLLEVFSTHPNMLKRIKRLSEWHNA from the coding sequence ATGTGGTACTTAAAGTTACGGATGTATCTATTGATGGCGGTTTTGTTTGCCATAATTTACGCGATAGTCTCGATGGTGGGTGTTTACCTTGGCGTAACGAACTTTTACTTCTATCTCGGCATATCTCTTGTGATGATGCTTGTGCAGTATATGATAGGCCCTAAGATGGTTGAGTGGTCCATGAAAGTCCGCTATCTAAAAGAGGGCGAGTATCCTCAATTGCAAACCATGATCCGTTCTTTAGCCGAGTCGGCGAAGATGCCAATGCCTAAGATCGGCATATCGGATATCGCGATTCCCAACGCTTTTGCTTTCGGCCGCTCCAGAAAAGACGGCAGAATATGCGTTACCAAAGGCATAATGAACCTTCTTAACGAAGACGAGATGCGCGCTGTGCTGGGCCATGAGATGAGCCACATAAAGAATAAAGACGTATTGACGATTACGCTATTATCCGTAATACCCATGATACTATACCGCATCGCTTGGCAGTTTTTGTTTTTCGGGGGCAGACGTGATGATAGAAATCAGTCGAGCGCGGCCGTAGTGGGGCTCGTAGCGTTCATATTTTACTTTATAACGAATCTTTTGGTGCTTTACGCTTCCAGGATACGCGAATATTTTGCCGATAAAGGTTCGGTAGATCTTGGTAATAACCCCGCAAATCTCGCCTCGGCGCTGTATAAATTAGTATATGGCTCCGCGCGCATGCCTAAAGAAGAACTTAAGAACGCCGAAGGCATGAAGGCGTTTTTCGTTAATGATCCGTCGAGAGCGTTGAATGAATTAAGAGACTTAAAACAGCTCGATATGGATTCCTCCGGAACGATATCGGCTGACGAACTCACTGCGCTGCGGGCCAGGACAGTTAAGCTGAATGTCGGGGACAGGCTGCTGGAAGTATTCAGCACTCATCCAAACATGCTCAAGCGCATAAAGCGCCTTAGCGAATGGCACAATGCCTAA
- the speB gene encoding agmatinase, with product MDEKIVTDQGQQISPASKNYAAIDEEYSGFKKSKVVILQAPYEKTATYKKGTVNGPSAIIEASKKMELFDDELNQETYKIGIHTMDPVALEQLKPEEMVDNVYQSTMDVLKAGKFPVILGGEHSVSIGSVKAFKEVYPNISVLHLDAHNDLRDEYFGSKFNHGCVARRISEICPIVQVGTRSMSKEEKEFLNTQASGRIKNISVYDIIETPLWKDIASKNLTENVYVSIDLDVFDPSLMPGVGTPEPGGIGWYETLDLLREIAKDRKIVGFDVVELCPIKDQFVSDFLAAKLVYRLLGYIFQTKK from the coding sequence ATGGATGAAAAAATAGTTACAGATCAGGGGCAGCAGATCTCTCCGGCATCGAAAAATTACGCGGCGATAGACGAAGAATATTCCGGTTTTAAAAAGTCCAAAGTAGTCATACTGCAGGCTCCTTACGAAAAGACTGCTACTTATAAGAAAGGGACCGTCAACGGACCTTCCGCTATCATAGAAGCATCGAAGAAGATGGAACTTTTTGATGACGAGTTGAATCAGGAGACGTATAAGATAGGTATTCACACCATGGATCCCGTGGCCCTGGAGCAGTTAAAACCGGAAGAGATGGTGGATAATGTATACCAGTCTACAATGGATGTGCTGAAGGCGGGCAAATTTCCGGTCATATTGGGCGGAGAGCATTCTGTAAGCATAGGTTCGGTAAAGGCTTTCAAAGAGGTATATCCTAATATATCGGTGCTGCATCTGGACGCGCATAATGACTTGAGGGACGAATATTTCGGTTCCAAGTTTAACCATGGCTGTGTCGCCAGGCGTATAAGCGAGATCTGCCCGATAGTGCAGGTTGGTACGCGCAGCATGTCAAAGGAAGAAAAAGAATTTCTAAATACACAGGCCAGCGGCCGGATAAAGAATATAAGTGTTTACGATATTATCGAAACGCCGTTGTGGAAAGATATAGCGTCCAAGAATTTAACCGAAAATGTCTATGTGTCTATAGATCTTGATGTGTTTGACCCGTCTCTGATGCCAGGCGTAGGGACTCCGGAGCCCGGAGGTATAGGCTGGTACGAGACTCTCGATCTTCTGCGTGAAATAGCAAAGGATAGAAAGATAGTCGGATTTGATGTGGTTGAGCTTTGTCCTATAAAAGACCAGTTCGTGTCGGATTTTCTGGCGGCAAAGTTGGTATATAGGCTGTTAGGGTACATATTCCAGACAAAAAAATAG
- the hypD gene encoding hydrogenase formation protein HypD produces MKYIDEFRDRKLIDKVAGQIRRVADPGRAYNIMEVCGTHTMSIFRFGLRDILPYNIRLISGPGCPVCVTPNEFIDKAIAIANMKDVIVATFGDMLKVPGSRSSLEKEKARGPDIRIVYSSLDALEMARKNPRKEVVFLGIGFETTAPTVAQSLIIAKKWKLKNYSVLCGHKTMPEVMEALVRDKLTKVGAFLLPGHVSAITGISPYQFLSKKYNKNCVVSGFEPLDILQSILMVIKQAVPKVQIQYNRIIETNGNPLARKAINKVFEKCPSVWRGIGRVKDSGLKIKRSYKKFDAESKFRPKIEAPKDSIRCFCGYILKGLKTPYDCPSFARTCTPENPVGACMVSSEGTCAAYYKYGKNTISSR; encoded by the coding sequence ATGAAATACATAGATGAGTTTAGGGACAGGAAGTTGATAGATAAGGTGGCTGGCCAAATCCGCCGTGTGGCGGACCCCGGCCGCGCATACAATATCATGGAAGTATGCGGTACACATACTATGAGCATATTTCGTTTCGGGCTTCGCGATATCCTGCCGTATAATATAAGGCTTATCTCCGGCCCCGGGTGCCCTGTCTGCGTAACGCCGAATGAATTTATCGATAAGGCCATAGCGATAGCGAATATGAAAGATGTAATTGTCGCCACATTCGGTGATATGCTCAAAGTGCCGGGCTCACGTTCAAGTCTCGAAAAAGAGAAGGCCAGAGGCCCTGATATAAGGATAGTCTATTCGAGCCTCGACGCGCTTGAAATGGCCCGGAAGAACCCAAGAAAAGAGGTCGTATTTTTAGGCATAGGTTTTGAGACTACAGCCCCGACCGTAGCCCAGTCTTTAATAATAGCTAAAAAATGGAAATTAAAAAATTACTCGGTTCTATGCGGACACAAGACGATGCCTGAAGTGATGGAAGCGCTTGTGCGCGATAAACTGACAAAGGTGGGCGCGTTTTTATTGCCCGGGCATGTAAGCGCGATAACAGGAATATCGCCATATCAATTTTTAAGTAAAAAGTATAATAAAAATTGTGTCGTATCTGGCTTTGAGCCGCTCGATATACTGCAGTCGATACTTATGGTGATCAAACAGGCTGTGCCAAAAGTCCAGATACAGTATAACAGGATCATAGAGACCAACGGCAACCCGTTGGCCAGAAAAGCCATAAATAAAGTTTTTGAGAAATGCCCGTCGGTTTGGCGCGGCATAGGGCGCGTAAAGGATAGCGGCCTTAAAATAAAAAGATCATATAAAAAATTTGACGCCGAATCAAAATTCCGGCCGAAGATCGAAGCGCCGAAAGATAGTATAAGATGTTTTTGCGGATATATTTTAAAAGGACTGAAGACGCCTTACGATTGCCCTTCTTTCGCCAGGACGTGCACTCCGGAAAATCCGGTGGGAGCATGCATGGTATCGAGTGAAGGCACTTGCGCGGCTTATTATAAATATGGAAAAAATACTATTAGCTCACGGTAG
- a CDS encoding ROK family protein — protein sequence MAIRKEGVFTYHVLQDRQRKNLAILELIRKKGPISRADISRILGLNIVSVSNYLDFYINKKMVLEVGFDISSGGRRPELLELNAKSACIIGVDISPNTIKAVVTDLQVSSISRASSPRPDVSMEDLPPHVIKTIDEAISNSKIDVKTIKNIGIGISGIIDYVAGTIHDTDPERSRTKTGLLKFGKAIEQKFYIPVYLGNDASCAAFGEKTLNPSSDVENLLYVYSDVGLGIVTQGEVYCGSSGCAGEVQLVFGALQKDEKNAAKEYVHLRPWGVDLGIVDEAKKAVTKGLSTDIVKIAGGSADKITKETVVEASRKKDKIATEIISCAGSNLGIRVAYLVNIFNPDIVVIGGGVEKAGDIFMDAVKSTVKKFAFEEPASIVKIIPSMLEDNAVVLGAAALAAREVFIEA from the coding sequence ATGGCTATAAGAAAAGAAGGCGTTTTTACCTATCATGTTTTGCAGGACAGGCAGCGCAAGAATCTCGCTATATTGGAGCTCATCAGGAAGAAGGGTCCCATATCGAGAGCGGATATATCCAGAATATTAGGCTTAAATATCGTCAGCGTATCGAACTATCTCGATTTTTATATAAACAAGAAGATGGTCCTTGAGGTAGGTTTCGATATTTCAAGCGGCGGCAGGCGCCCGGAATTGTTGGAATTGAACGCCAAGAGCGCGTGCATAATCGGCGTCGATATAAGCCCTAATACCATAAAAGCCGTTGTAACGGATCTTCAGGTAAGCTCTATAAGCAGAGCTTCTTCTCCCCGTCCCGATGTCAGCATGGAGGATCTGCCGCCTCATGTTATAAAAACAATAGACGAGGCTATCTCTAACAGCAAGATAGATGTAAAGACTATAAAGAATATAGGCATAGGTATATCGGGAATAATAGATTATGTGGCGGGAACCATACACGATACGGATCCGGAAAGATCAAGGACGAAGACAGGGCTCCTAAAATTTGGTAAAGCCATAGAGCAAAAATTCTATATACCTGTGTATCTGGGTAATGACGCGTCCTGCGCCGCATTTGGCGAAAAGACGCTTAATCCATCCTCGGATGTCGAGAACCTTCTATATGTGTATTCAGATGTGGGCCTTGGCATAGTCACTCAGGGAGAAGTTTACTGCGGCTCGAGCGGTTGCGCGGGCGAAGTGCAGCTTGTTTTCGGCGCCCTCCAGAAAGACGAAAAGAACGCCGCGAAAGAGTATGTGCACCTGCGGCCATGGGGTGTGGATTTAGGGATAGTTGATGAGGCGAAAAAAGCCGTAACGAAAGGCTTGTCGACCGATATAGTAAAGATAGCCGGTGGTAGCGCAGATAAGATTACTAAAGAAACGGTAGTCGAGGCGTCGAGGAAGAAAGATAAGATAGCGACAGAGATAATCTCATGCGCCGGGTCTAATCTTGGTATAAGGGTGGCGTATCTTGTTAATATATTTAACCCGGATATAGTGGTGATAGGCGGCGGAGTGGAGAAGGCAGGCGATATATTCATGGATGCCGTAAAGAGTACCGTGAAAAAATTCGCGTTTGAAGAGCCGGCCAGCATAGTCAAGATAATTCCCAGCATGCTTGAGGATAACGCCGTTGTGTTGGGTGCAGCCGCGCTTGCGGCGCGCGAAGTGTTTATAGAAGCTTAA
- a CDS encoding arginine decarboxylase, pyruvoyl-dependent — MLLMPRKHLLVPKKMFFTKGVGTHKVELRSFELALRDAGIEKCNLVHVSSILPPECKVISKNEGLKELVPGEITFAVVSRCAANEPHRLIASSIGCAVPADPHAYGYLSEHHSFGQNEKIAGDIAEDLAVEMLASTMGLEFDEDKSWDENKEIYQLKDKIVRTSNITQTAIVGPEGNYSTVMAAAVFLF, encoded by the coding sequence ATGTTATTAATGCCAAGGAAGCACCTTTTAGTTCCAAAGAAGATGTTCTTTACAAAGGGCGTGGGCACGCACAAGGTAGAATTGCGCAGTTTCGAGCTTGCGCTTCGCGATGCCGGTATAGAAAAGTGCAACCTGGTCCACGTTTCGAGCATCTTGCCCCCGGAGTGCAAGGTTATATCAAAAAATGAAGGTTTAAAAGAGCTGGTTCCCGGCGAAATAACATTTGCCGTCGTATCCAGATGCGCGGCAAATGAACCTCACCGCCTTATAGCTTCAAGTATAGGCTGCGCGGTTCCCGCCGACCCTCACGCGTACGGATATTTGAGCGAGCATCATTCATTCGGGCAGAATGAAAAGATCGCCGGTGATATCGCCGAAGATCTTGCCGTGGAAATGTTAGCGTCCACCATGGGACTGGAATTTGATGAAGATAAGTCCTGGGACGAAAATAAAGAGATATATCAGTTAAAGGATAAGATAGTCCGCACCTCAAATATCACGCAGACCGCAATAGTAGGTCCTGAAGGCAATTACTCCACCGTCATGGCCGCAGCAGTATTTCTGTTCTAA
- a CDS encoding HypC/HybG/HupF family hydrogenase formation chaperone: MKIVEIKGDEGFVESGGLKRKANFSFLKHPKIGEYVLLHAGFAIEKIKEKEAHKTLKALKAIK; encoded by the coding sequence ATGAAGATAGTCGAGATTAAAGGCGATGAAGGGTTTGTCGAATCCGGCGGGCTGAAGCGCAAAGCGAATTTTTCTTTTCTGAAGCATCCTAAGATAGGAGAATACGTTCTGCTTCATGCGGGATTTGCGATTGAAAAGATCAAAGAGAAAGAAGCGCACAAAACCCTTAAAGCGTTAAAGGCTATAAAATGA